Proteins co-encoded in one Myripristis murdjan chromosome 4, fMyrMur1.1, whole genome shotgun sequence genomic window:
- the chd1l gene encoding chromodomain-helicase-DNA-binding protein 1-like translates to MTSFPLKIQTLIPEKKKKATLAHSDLQKWGLRGIQLRSYQLDGVQWLTQCLKNQQGCILGDEMGLGKTCQTISLLLYVAGALGGKGPFLVLSPLSVLENWRSEMERIAPSLTVLCYKGDKERRAEIQRDADNLNFHVLLTTYELCLKDASFLRKWKWRVLVVDEAHRLKNQNSLLHKTLTEFSVGFRVLLTGTPIQNNLQEVYSLLNFIQPSLFPADETEHFVTSYSNVQNQPALVGELQGVLEPFLLRRIKSQVAADLPKKMELVVYHGMSALQKKYYKAILMKDVEAFGNEQGNKTRLLNILMQLRKCVDHPYLFDGVEPEPFEMGEHLIEASGKLCLLDSLLAHLHNGGHRILLFSQMTRMLDILQDYMEYRGYSYERLDGSVRGEERNLAIKNFSSKDIFVFLLSTKAGGVGMNLTAADTVIFMDSDFNPQNDLQAAARCHRIGQNRPVKVIRLLGRDTVEEIVYSRAVSKLHLTNTVIEEGRFSLLDQAQSAAAGLQLSEILKFGVDKLLSSEESSIQDVDLGKILGHSRDGQWVADEDSTLLRGEEEEEEEEEKDSESEGQNHMYYFEGKDYSKDPSIEDQKIFVRLLEEQQAELQEAAAEGRALRNKTSVSLSVSLGFPLRKRKQLSEAELELRRQKRQEAAAKRAKLQEDMKRKQQEQKYKKKMAWWESCGYRSLCLQSVDSEEEEEEEEEEAGEDSSICSTDSDHTAIHYVLGDVTHPHAAQEDAIIVHCVDDSGRWGRGGLFTALEVRSDEPRKQYELAGKMKDLDLGNVLLFPIDDKQSRLDGQDQLALIVAQQRDKSNNLSGILLTALDEGLKKIYSAAKRNKASVHLPRIGHSTKGFNWYGTERLIRKHLASKGIPTFIYYHSRSTKTTVTAAPHTSASSPEPQSRGSDGLPDEGETEIPGPSNPVRTHSPVELPSFMKGVHVFFYNLPASERKRLARYLITYDGDEEEIMSPEVTHIVAEVENAVHSQELQDLVRQYPQSVPIQKAWLQSCFSKQRKVNTAQFLHLLR, encoded by the exons ATGACAAGCTTCCCTCTAAAAATACAAACTCTTATtccagagaaaaagaagaaggcgACCCTTGCTCACAGTGACCTGCAGAAATGGGGTTTACGAG GGATCCAGCTGAGGTCCTACCAGCTGGACGGCGTGCAGTGGCTAACTCAGTGCCTGAAGAACCAGCAGGGATGCATTTTAGGAGACGAGATGGGCTTGGGAAAAACTTGCCAG ACGATTTCTCTGCTGCTGTACGTGGCAGGAGCTCTTGGAGGGAAAGGCCCGTTTTTGGTCCTcagccctctctctgtcctggagAACTGGAGGAGTGAGATGGAACG CATCGCTCCCTCTCTGACTGTGCTGTGTTACaagggagacaaggagaggCGGGCTGAGATTCAGAGGGATGCAGACAACCTGAACTTCCATGTGCTGCTCACCACATATGAG CTATGCCTTAAAGACGCTTCATTCTTGAGAAA GTGGAAGTGGAGGGTTCTCGTGGTGGACGAGGCTCACAGACTGAAAAATCAAAACTCACTTCTGCACAAAACCCTGACAGAG TTTTCAGTGGGTTTTAGAGTTCTGCTGACTGGGACTCCCATCCAGAACAACCTGCAGGAGGTCTACTCGCTGCTGAACTTCATCCAGCCCAGCCTGTTTCCAGCAGATGAGACGGAGCACTTTGTCACCTCCTATTCGAATGTACAGAATCAACCTGCTCTTG TTGGAGAGCTGCAGGGAGTGTTGGAGCCCTTCCTCCTTCGGAGGATCAAGTCGCAGGTGGCTGCAGATCTGCCTAAGAAGATGGAGCTGGTGGTGTACCACGGCATGTCCGCTCTGCAGAAGAAATACTACAAAGCCATTCTGATGAAGGATGTTG AGGCTTTTGGAAATGAGCAAGGCAACAAGACGAGGCTGCTGAACATTTTGATGCAGTTGAGAAAGTGTGTCGACCATCCGTACCTGTTTGATG GGGTGGAGCCCGAGCCCTTTGAGATGGGGGAGCATCTCATTGAAGCCAGCGGGAAGCTTTGCCTTCTGGACAGCTTACTGGCTCACCTGCACAACGG GGGCCATCGAATCCTGTTGTTCTCTCAGATGACTCGGATGCTGGATATTCTACAGGATTATATGGAATACAGAG GGTACAGCTATGAACGTCTGGATGGGTCCGTTCGGGGTGAAGAGCGTAATCTAGCTATCAAGAACTTCAGCAGCAAGGACATCTTTGTCTTTCTACTCAGCACTAAAGCAG gcGGAGTAGGAATGAACCTCACTGCTGCCGACACTGTCATTTTTATGGATAGTGACTTCAACCCTCAAAATGACTTGCAGGCTGCTGCACGCTGTCACCGGATTGGCCAGAACAG GCCTGTGAAAGTGATCCGCCTCCTTGGACGAGACACCGTGGAGGAGATAGTGTACTCTCGTGCTGTTTCTAAGCTGCACCTCACCAACACTGTCATTGAAGAGGGACGTTTCTCTTTGCTGGACCAAGCCCAGTCTGCCGCTGCAGGGCTTCAG TTAAGCGAGATCTTGAAGTTTGGGGTAGATAAGCTTTTATCATCAGAAGAGAGCTCTATACAGGATGTTGACCTGGGCAAGATCCTTGGTCATTCACGTGATGGTCAGTGGGTGGCTGATGAAGACTCCACCCTTCTCcgaggggaggaagaagaagaagaagaagaagagaaggactCTGAATCTGAGGGGCAGA ACCACATGTACTACTTTGAGGGGAAAGACTACTCTAAGGACCCCAGCATAGAAGACCAAAAGATCTTTGTTCGTttgctggaggagcagcaggctgAGCTacaggaggctgcagcagagggACGGGCTCTGCGAAATAAAACTAGT GTATCACTGTCTGTGTCACTTGGGTTTccactgaggaagaggaaacagCTTAGTGAAGCTGAGCTGGAGCTGAGGCGTCAGAAGAGGCAGGAGGCAGCGGCCAAGAGAGCCAAATTACAAGAAGACATGAAAAGGAAACAGCAAGaacagaaatacaagaaaaa GATGGCATGGTGGGAGTCCTGTGGCTACAGATCGCTGTGCCTGCAGTCTGTggacagtgaggaagaggaggaggaggaggaagaggaagctggTGAAGACAGCAGCATATGCTCCACAGACTCAGACCACACTGCCATCCACTATGTTTTAGGGGATGTTACCCATCCTCATGCTGCTCAGGAAGATGCCATTATCGTCCACTGTGTCG ATGACTCTGGGCGATGGGGCAGGGGTGGCCTGTTCACAGCACTGGAGGTGAGGTCGGATGAACCCCGTAAGCAGTATGAGCTGGCCGGCAAGATGAAAG ACCTGGATCTTGGAAATGTGCTTCTCTTCCCCATAGATGACAAGCAGTCCAGATTGGATGGTCAAGATCAA TTGGCCCTCATAGTGGCGCAGCAGAGAGACAAATCAAATAACTTGTCTGGAATCCTCCTCACTGCTCTGGATGAGGGTCTGAAGAAGATTTATTCTGCGGCCAAGAGAAATAAGG caAGTGTACATCTGCCCCGTATTGGTCACTCCACCAAAGGTTTCAACTGGTACGGCACAGAGAGGCTCATCAGGAAGCATCTGGCATCTAAAGGCATCCCCACCTTTAT ATACTACCACAGTAGAAGCACCAAGACCACAGTAACAGCTGCACCTCACACCTCAGCATCATCCCCTGAACCACAGTCCCGTGGATCAGACGGGCTGCCTGatgagggagaaacagaaatcCCCGGCCCCTCTAATCCTGTCAGGACCCACAGCCCTGTGGAGCTCCCCAGTTTCATGAAGGGAGTTCATGTCTTTTTCTACAATCTGCCTGcatcagagaggaagaggctggCCCGCTACCTCATCAC TTATgatggagatgaggaggagatcATGAGCCCCGAGGTCACCCACATAGTTGCAGAGGtggaaaatgcagtgcactCACAG GAGCTCCAGGATCTGGTGAGACAGTATCCCCAGTCTGTCCCTATTCAGAAGGCTTGGCTGCAGTCCTGCTTCTCCAAACAGAGAAAAGTCAACACTGCACAGTTTCTGCATCTGCTCAGATAA
- the sft2d2a gene encoding SFT2 domain containing 2a, whose amino-acid sequence MDKLKSVLSGEEGRSDNRTILEAANEASTLGWGTRVKGFIGCFVVGVVCTVLGVCLLFLPRIGLILFIVFYTFGNICSLCSTMFLMGPVKQLKRMCDKTRALATTIMITCLVLTLCGAFWWKNFGLTLLFCILQVLSFAWYGLSYIPFVRDAIMRMVAICMK is encoded by the exons ATGGACAAATTAAAGTCGGTTTTAAGTGGCGAGGAGGGGCGCAGTGACAACCGGACTATTTTAGAG GCGGCCAATGAAGCGTCAACTTTAGGCTGGGGCACCCGTGTGAAAGGATTCATCGGCTGCTTTGTGGTGGGGGTCGTGTGCACAGTGCTG ggtgtgtgtttgctcttccTCCCCAGGATCGGGCTTATCCTCTTTATTGTCTTTTACACATTTGGAAACATATGTTCTCTGTGCAG CACCATGTTTCTGATGGGTCCTGTGAAGCAGCTGAAAAGgatgtgtgacaaaacaagaGCACTGGCCACCACCATTATGATA ACGTGCCTCGTGCTGACTCTCTGCGGAGCCTTCTGG TGGAAGAACTTTGGTCTCACTTTGTTATTTTGCATCTTGCAAGTCCTATCATTTGCCTG GTATGGATTGTCGTATATCCCGTTTGTAAG GGACGCAATAATGAGGATGGTGGCCATCTGCATGAAGTGA